In Castanea sativa cultivar Marrone di Chiusa Pesio chromosome 6, ASM4071231v1, a single window of DNA contains:
- the LOC142641375 gene encoding 11-beta-hydroxysteroid dehydrogenase A-like gives MDLLHKFLNIVLLPITLIVLLFFMPPFLILKFLWSLKRYVYSENVSGKVILITGASSGIGEHVAYEYAKRGARLALVARREDRLQAVADKARKLGSPEVIVVRADVSKIEECERFVNETVNHFGRLDHLVNNAGVALQLRLFEDFTHFSDIASVMDINFWGSVHSTHYAVPHLRKSKGKIVVIASAAQWATTPGLSFYNASKAAQVSFFETLRTEFGQDIGITIVTLGAIESEMTQEFLPEAQLNWMPVETTKGCAKAILDSTCSGDMYLTEPSWVKATFWIKILCPEVFEWCLRSIILNNMPQTSKKDS, from the exons ATGGATTTGCTTCACAAGTTCTTGAACATTGTACTCCTTCCCATAACTCTCATCGTGTTACTCTTCTTCATGCCACCATTTCTTATTCTCAAGTTTCTTTGGTCCTTAAAAAGATATGTATACAGTGAAAATGTGTCTGGCAAAGTCATACTTATCACTGGAGCATCTTCAGGAATTGGCGAG CATGTTGCTTATGAGTATGCCAAGAGAGGTGCTCGTTTAGCCCTTGTTGCAAGAAGGGAGGACCGTCTTCAGGCAGTCGCTGATAAAGCTCGCAAGCTAGGATCCCCAGAGGTCATTGTGGTACGTGCAGATGTTTCCAAGATTGAAGAATGTGAGCGGTTTGTTAATGAGACAGTGAACCACTTTGGACGTT TGGATCATTTGGTGAACAACGCTGGAGTAGCATTACAATTGCGCTTGTTTGAAGATTTCACCCATTTCTCTGATATTGCTTCAGTTATG gATATAAATTTCTGGGGATCAGTGCATAGCACCCATTATGCAGTTCCACACTTGAGAAAAAGCAAAGGGAAGATTGTTGTAATTGCTTCAGCTGCACAATGGGCTACTACTCCGGGATTGAGCTTCTACAAT GCAAGCAAAGCAGCCCAAGTATCCTTTTTTGAGACATTGAGGACTGAATTTGGACAGGATATTGGAATTACAATTGTGACTCTGGGAGCGATTGAGTCAGAAATGACACAAGAATTTCTACCAGAG GCTCAACTTAACTGGATGCCAGTTGAGACAACAAAAGGGTGTGCTAAGGCGATTTTGGATAGCACCTGCAGTGGAGACATGTACTTGACTGAGCCATCTTGGGTGAAGGCTACATTTTGGATCAAAATATTGTGCCCTGAAGTATTTGAATGGTGCTTACGCTCAATTATTCTCAACAACATGCCTCAGACTTCAAAGAAGGACTCCTAG
- the LOC142639319 gene encoding 11-beta-hydroxysteroid dehydrogenase A-like, which produces MSFCLSCRLSITSFTSASASSFISASTLTSFISASTPINYLQLYNFLDINFWGSVHSTHYAVPHLRKSKGKIVVIASAAQWLSTPGSSFYNASKAAQISFCETLRTEFGQDIGITIVTPGLIESEMTQEFLPEDQVNWMPVAETTKGCAKAILDSTCSGDMYLTEPSWMKATFWIKILCPEVFEWCLRSIILNNMPQTSKKDA; this is translated from the exons ATGTCGTTTTGTTTGTCCTGTCGTTTATCTATTACTTCATTTACTTCAGCTTCAGCttcttcattcatttcagctTCAACACTTACTTCATTCATTTCAGCTTCAACACCCATTAACTACCTccaactttataattttttggataTAAATTTCTGGGGATCAGTGCATAGCACCCATTATGCAGTTCCACACTTGAGAAAAAGCAAAGGGAAGATTGTTGTAATTGCTTCAGCTGCACAATGGCTTTCTACTCCGGGATCGAGCTTCTACAAT GCAAGCAAAGCAGCACAAATATCCTTTTGTGAGACATTGAGGACTGAATTTGGACAGGATATTGGAATTACAATTGTGACTCCGGGATTGATTGAGTCAGAAATGACACAAGAATTTCTACCAGAG GATCAAGTTAACTGGATGCCAGTTGCTGAGACAACAAAAGGGTGTGCTAAGGCGATTTTGGATAGCACCTGCAGTGGAGACATGTACTTGACTGAGCCATCTTGGATGAAGGCTACATTTTGGATCAAAATATTGTGCCCTGAAGTATTTGAATGGTGCTTACGCTCAATTATTCTCAACAACATGCCTCAGACTTCAAAGAAGGACGCCTAG